The nucleotide sequence GGCGGCCGGTACCGCTTTGAATGGGGCAGTCTTCGGCCTCCTCCTGCGGCCTGCACCCGGAGGAGACCCTTCTAAAGCGGCTGTGAGCACAGACGGCAAGACTGTGAAAATAAGTGCATTCGGACGAATTCCTTTCAGGGCGGCTGAATTAGAAGAAAAATCGAAGACAGTTAACAACCCTGTCGAAAGAAATACTGTTGTTGCGGCATTGCCTACTCGGGATTTACTAAAGGACAGTCGGCTACTGCTGTTTATGGCTTTCAGCTTTATGATTAGTCTTGCTTTCATTATTCCATTTTCCTTTGTACCGGATGAAGCAGTGAACGCGGGTATGTCCAAACAGCAGGCAACTTGGCTAATGTCCTCAATAGGTGAGTAACAGTTCTAAACTGCGAATTTTGCTTCTTTATTTACGAAAGGTTAAATATACTCGATTCTTCACCAAGATTTATCTTTGATTCTTtagcttgctttcaaattcacaccaaagttgcaatcttatgaacgtatttaaataaaaagttctCTTTTCTTTGACTGCATTACACCATACGTTTCGGTGCATTAATTATTCTAACATGTCATGTCAAGCAGATTTGGCGAAACCTGATTTCGATTGGCAGTACTTAAGTCTAAGTCATAAAAGCTTTAGTTAACCTGAGCGGGAGTTAGGCTTAACTGAacacatttattacaaaacagtTGTGATTTATGCATCGATAAAACAACTGAAACGGATTTTGCCAATTAAATTAAGATTAAAGATTTTATAAGGCATCAGAAGCTGGAGCAAGTCTAATATATTGTTAGCAATACTCAGCGACaggcttaaaaaaatataaactgataCGATTTACGACAATTCCAACGCATAATGTTTAGGACgggattatatatattttcgaGCTGTCTTTACTTAGTTAGTACCATTTCATTCGCACAACTATtttgattaaaagaaaataagcCTTATGTGGCGGCGAAAGTAAAGACACAGGATGAACGGAGTGACGTTCAGCTATTTCTCCGGACGGATACATGTAAGCTTTATCAATTAATTAAAGGGCAACAACTGTTTTGCTGCTGACCGACCGATACTAAGATTGCGCATGAACCAGCGCTTAATGTTCATTCACATTTGAcgtaaatgttattatttttgtcgAGAAACGGACGTACGGACGGACAACTCAAATCTTTATCCCTCATTCTAAACCTTCGGTTCGGCGcgtataaaatattataaccCAACCTCTGAAATAGCGTTGTGTTATTCCATCaaaattacagtattttcacCATGAAAAATAGATGTGTCAATGTCAGCAACGATTAAGAATGCATTTGACccgcaagaaaaaaaatgttattgcatGTATTTCAATCATATAATGACTTTTATGCCTACTTTCTTTCCAGGAATTTCTAACACGGTGAGTCGAATACTTATTGGTTGGATCGGAGACAAGAATTGTGTGAACAGGCCAGTCATGTTAGTTGCCGTGGTAGCGCTCGCAGGGTTGTCCATCGCGGCTGTCCCCTTCCTCCCTACTTTTGCAGCAAAGCTCTTCATTGTCACTGCGGTTGGCTTTTTCTTAGGTAACCTATAAAGTAACTTCttgcataataaatatgtgtttcgGTATTTTTACCGGCCTTTAAAATATCTGTCTTTCaatgtataaatgttataatgaaTCTGTAACGAACATAGCGactttattaaaaaagttaattgttttgatatttttcctcAGGTGGGTTTATGATGTTGTTCGCGGTCGTTCTTGCTGACATGTTCGGCGATGAGGTCCTTACCCGTTCAATTGGTCTCTCTTACTTCACTATAGGTCTCGCTTGCTTCGTTGCTGGGCCGAAAGGAGGTAATTGTTTGGTTTAGAAGTTTGGGGATATACATGAATACAACTATATCTTAAAACCATACTAATTTCTAAGAAAGCCCGGTTATATTGTTTTAGATATTCGACTTACATAAcgctaaaatatcaaaaacgaAGGCTTAACGAATAACATCTGAAGCAAAAGGAGTTCCGGCGTTATCTTtataaattttgcaaaaaatcaaaatagaaaaaaaaatctttcacCTGCTGAAAAGATCGAAATAAGTTTTtacttattaaatatatgtttcattacGTGTTTTATAAgcatttgtttcaattcagTTAACAGAGTTACCAGAGATTAATTATATCTCTATCTGTGACCTAGACCAAATGACTAAGTACACGTTAATGAGATTAAATACAGTTAATCCAATACTGTCTCTATTTAAAGCTAATACACGTTTTACCAGTATTCATGCAATATTATTAGATACAGCATActatttcttttacttttgtGCCATTTAAATACAGGTTTATGTGAAATGTCATGGACTTACATATGCCTTA is from Mya arenaria isolate MELC-2E11 chromosome 9, ASM2691426v1 and encodes:
- the LOC128246519 gene encoding monocarboxylate transporter 12-B-like isoform X2, with product MKSSRKREDCGYGWVVVAAAFAINFLVDGLQFSSGVLLVEFLDHFKESHGLTAFIGAVQSAMMHLIGPLAAVLTIRLGVRVVTVAGALVSCVGLAASFFATTVTHLTLTMGAIGGVGTFVFNHVMYVLISEFTWRGAVLVAAGTALNGAVFGLLLRPAPGGDPSKAAVSTDGKTVKISAFGRIPFRAAELEEKSKTVNNPVERNTVVAALPTRDLLKDSRLLLFMAFSFMISLAFIIPFSFVPDEAVNAGMSKQQATWLMSSIGISNTVSRILIGWIGDKNCVNRPVMLVAVVALAGLSIAAVPFLPTFAAKLFIVTAVGFFLGGFMMLFAVVLADMFGDEVLTRSIGLSYFTIGLACFVAGPKGGWLFDMTGNYKATFLVAGSECLLAAALLASAISLHRKSYVMESVRDLSGKSGGLKSQGKVFCVDKAAKSSQITFM